One part of the Salinivirga cyanobacteriivorans genome encodes these proteins:
- a CDS encoding aminotransferase class IV: protein MDRTPYWLCVDGEWVRQQDALTVQNRAFLYGDGVFETMRTFGEDIVFVETHFERLTNSLALLDIPLHADLQADGLRKLAARFIHKNKWYKGARLRLTVYRVGAGRYTPQSNESGFLLDGEPFDNEPFYPFVGTGKLLTAFSEMKKPLNKLASLKTTSSIFYVLAGKHAKTQGFDDCFIMNERDEIIETVNSNVFLVAGNQVIAPGTSNGALNGTMRKQVLNLLNDTNYNITERGINADDLQKADEVLLTNAVQGINWVKGYKERRYYHRFGAELSEKLNLKIVNRQF, encoded by the coding sequence ATGGATCGTACTCCATATTGGTTATGTGTTGATGGAGAATGGGTTAGGCAGCAAGATGCTTTGACGGTTCAAAATCGTGCTTTTCTATATGGCGATGGTGTTTTCGAAACTATGCGTACATTTGGAGAAGATATAGTTTTTGTTGAAACTCATTTCGAGCGACTTACCAACAGTCTGGCTTTACTTGACATTCCACTTCATGCTGATTTGCAGGCTGATGGGTTGAGAAAGCTGGCAGCAAGGTTCATTCATAAAAACAAATGGTACAAAGGTGCAAGGTTAAGACTTACGGTTTATCGGGTAGGAGCGGGCAGGTATACCCCCCAAAGTAATGAATCGGGCTTCTTGCTTGATGGTGAGCCTTTTGATAATGAACCTTTTTATCCCTTTGTGGGGACCGGCAAGTTGCTTACTGCATTTTCGGAGATGAAAAAACCTTTGAACAAACTGGCATCTTTAAAAACTACAAGTAGTATTTTCTATGTGCTTGCTGGAAAACATGCTAAAACACAAGGGTTTGATGATTGCTTTATAATGAATGAACGGGATGAGATTATTGAGACAGTGAACTCAAATGTTTTTTTGGTTGCAGGTAACCAGGTTATTGCGCCCGGGACGTCAAACGGCGCCCTTAATGGTACTATGCGAAAGCAGGTGTTGAATTTGTTAAATGATACAAATTATAACATAACGGAGCGGGGCATTAATGCGGATGATTTACAGAAAGCCGATGAGGTTCTGTTGACCAATGCTGTGCAGGGCATCAATTGGGTAAAAGGATACAAAGAACGACGCTATTATCATCGCTTTGGTGCAGAGTTGTCTGAAAAGCTGAATTTGAAAATTGTAAATCGGCAATTTTAG
- a CDS encoding dipeptidase has translation MRRTIIASILALFVTAFAFLPADACTNFLVTKGASTDGSNIISYAADSHVLYGELYFRPAADYPKGSKVKVYEWDTGKYLGEIDQVEHTYAVVGNMNEHQLAIGETTYGGRSELRDTTGIIDYGSLIYLTLQRAKTAREAIKTMVELTSEYGYYSSGESLSIADKNEVWIMEIIGKGPGNKGIVYVARQIPDGYVSAHANQARITTFPIQEKNDWFNKEQTTFHSPDVISFAKEKGYYEGEDKNFSFSDVYAPLTFGGARFCEMRVWSFFKDINPEMEQYFDYASGKIEKNEQGIATNRMPLWIKPENKLSAHDVQDFMRDHLEGTPLDMRKDIGAGPFERPYRWRPLTWEVDSVEYCNERATATQQTGFSFVTQSRSWLPDPIGGINWFSVDDAATSVYVPFYAGMKKAPEAYREGNGSMYEWSETSAFWIFNMVSNFAYLRYNMIEPDIREAMNELDEKFKKEVAEIDQKAKALYQSSPYRATKMVSDYSINAGQYTFERWKELFQFIMMKYVDGNVKKEESGEFLTNGTGVIELEQPGYPEWWYRTVVEKTGDQFLVLGQDNVPEKKEKAAMVSISKTNMNIMIGAIIILALIVLVMLFRRKR, from the coding sequence ATGAGAAGAACAATTATTGCATCGATTCTGGCCCTTTTTGTTACGGCCTTTGCCTTTTTACCGGCTGATGCCTGTACCAATTTTCTGGTAACCAAAGGTGCTTCTACCGATGGTTCTAACATTATTAGTTATGCTGCAGATTCACATGTGCTTTATGGTGAATTGTATTTCAGGCCAGCTGCCGATTATCCAAAGGGCAGTAAAGTAAAGGTTTATGAATGGGATACCGGGAAGTATCTTGGAGAAATTGACCAGGTTGAACATACTTATGCTGTGGTCGGAAATATGAATGAACATCAATTGGCAATTGGTGAAACAACTTATGGTGGAAGAAGCGAACTTCGCGATACAACCGGGATCATTGATTATGGCAGCTTAATTTACCTAACGCTTCAACGTGCCAAAACGGCTCGCGAAGCTATCAAAACAATGGTTGAACTAACCTCAGAATATGGATATTATAGTTCAGGTGAATCATTATCTATTGCCGATAAGAATGAAGTATGGATCATGGAAATTATTGGAAAAGGACCGGGAAACAAGGGTATTGTTTATGTAGCCCGCCAAATCCCTGATGGTTATGTGTCGGCTCATGCCAACCAGGCGCGTATAACCACTTTCCCCATCCAGGAAAAAAATGATTGGTTCAATAAAGAACAAACGACTTTTCATTCGCCTGACGTAATTTCTTTTGCAAAAGAAAAAGGTTACTATGAAGGTGAAGATAAGAATTTTAGTTTCTCAGATGTTTATGCTCCCCTGACTTTCGGCGGAGCCCGTTTTTGCGAAATGCGTGTTTGGTCATTTTTCAAAGATATCAATCCCGAGATGGAACAGTACTTTGATTATGCCAGTGGTAAAATAGAGAAAAATGAACAAGGTATTGCAACCAACCGCATGCCACTGTGGATTAAACCAGAGAATAAATTGTCTGCGCACGATGTACAGGATTTTATGCGCGACCACCTGGAAGGTACACCACTGGATATGCGCAAAGATATTGGAGCAGGTCCATTTGAGCGTCCATATCGCTGGCGTCCGTTAACCTGGGAAGTAGATTCAGTTGAGTATTGCAATGAAAGGGCCACTGCTACGCAGCAAACCGGATTCTCTTTTGTAACACAGTCACGCAGCTGGTTGCCCGATCCAATTGGTGGAATTAACTGGTTTAGCGTTGATGATGCTGCTACATCAGTATATGTGCCTTTTTATGCCGGAATGAAAAAAGCTCCTGAGGCATATCGCGAAGGCAACGGAAGTATGTATGAATGGTCAGAAACATCCGCGTTCTGGATTTTTAACATGGTGTCGAACTTTGCATATTTGCGTTACAATATGATTGAACCTGATATTCGCGAAGCTATGAACGAATTAGATGAGAAGTTCAAAAAAGAAGTAGCTGAAATCGATCAAAAAGCTAAAGCGCTTTATCAAAGCTCCCCATACAGAGCTACAAAAATGGTCTCTGATTATTCTATCAATGCCGGTCAATACACATTTGAGCGTTGGAAAGAGCTGTTCCAATTCATAATGATGAAATATGTTGATGGAAACGTTAAAAAAGAGGAAAGCGGTGAATTTCTGACTAACGGAACAGGAGTTATTGAACTTGAACAACCAGGTTACCCCGAATGGTGGTACCGTACAGTGGTTGAAAAAACAGGTGATCAATTCCTTGTATTGGGTCAGGATAATGTACCTGAGAAAAAAGAAAAAGCTGCTATGGTAAGCATCAGCAAAACCAATATGAATATTATGATTGGTGCCATTATTATTTTGGCCCTGATTGTATTGGTGATGTTATTCCGCAGGAAAAGATAA
- a CDS encoding tryptophanase, protein MDIPFAESYKIKMVESIRKSTREEREKWINDARYNLFNLSSEQVYIDLLTDSGTGAMSDRQWAAMMTGDESYAGARSYYNMKKALKDILGFDYFLPTHQGRAAENVLFSVLVKSGDIVPGNSHFDTTKGHIEFRSAHAIDCTIDEAFDPENEHPFKGNIDLSKLEDVLKDTPREKTPFIVVTLTNNTAGGQPVSMANIKGVAEMADKYGVKLLFDSARFAENAYFIKTREQGYADKSIKEIVLEMYQYAHYATMSSKKDAIVNMGGFVCFRDEEVFKKASTYNIMFEGFITYGGMSGRDMNALAVGLDEGTEFEYLETRIRQVAYLGQKLDEYNVPYQRPAGGHAIFIDARKVLPNVPKEEYIAQTLGIELYLEAGIRGVEIGTLLADRDPDTRENRYPKMELLRLAIPRRVYTNNHMDVIAAAAKNVYDRRHTITKGYKIKNEAPIMRHFTVELEKA, encoded by the coding sequence ATGGATATTCCATTTGCAGAATCCTATAAAATAAAAATGGTGGAGTCGATCCGTAAAAGCACACGCGAAGAGCGTGAAAAGTGGATTAATGACGCCCGTTACAACTTATTTAATCTTTCAAGTGAGCAAGTTTACATTGATTTACTTACCGATTCGGGAACCGGCGCTATGAGCGACCGGCAATGGGCTGCTATGATGACTGGTGATGAGTCTTATGCAGGAGCAAGAAGCTATTACAATATGAAAAAAGCCCTGAAAGATATTCTGGGATTTGATTATTTTTTACCTACGCATCAGGGGCGCGCTGCTGAAAATGTGCTTTTTTCTGTTTTGGTTAAATCCGGAGATATTGTTCCGGGCAACAGCCATTTCGATACAACCAAAGGACATATTGAGTTTCGGAGTGCACATGCCATAGACTGCACCATTGACGAAGCTTTTGATCCTGAAAATGAGCATCCTTTTAAAGGTAATATTGACTTATCAAAATTGGAGGATGTGCTGAAAGACACTCCCCGGGAAAAAACACCGTTTATTGTGGTTACATTGACCAATAATACTGCTGGTGGGCAGCCTGTTTCAATGGCCAATATTAAGGGAGTGGCTGAAATGGCTGATAAATATGGCGTGAAACTGCTGTTTGATTCTGCACGTTTTGCAGAAAATGCCTACTTTATTAAAACTCGTGAGCAGGGGTATGCAGACAAGTCCATTAAAGAAATTGTTTTGGAAATGTACCAGTATGCCCACTATGCTACAATGTCGTCAAAAAAAGATGCCATAGTTAATATGGGCGGATTTGTATGTTTCAGAGATGAAGAAGTTTTTAAAAAGGCTTCGACTTATAATATTATGTTCGAGGGTTTTATAACATATGGCGGTATGAGTGGCCGCGATATGAATGCGCTTGCAGTTGGGCTCGACGAAGGAACCGAATTTGAATACCTCGAAACCCGTATCAGGCAGGTAGCTTATTTGGGGCAAAAACTTGATGAGTATAACGTTCCATATCAGCGCCCGGCTGGCGGACATGCTATATTTATTGATGCCAGAAAGGTATTGCCAAATGTGCCAAAAGAGGAGTATATTGCGCAAACCCTGGGAATCGAATTATATCTTGAGGCTGGAATAAGAGGTGTGGAAATTGGAACTCTGTTGGCTGACCGTGACCCGGATACGCGCGAAAACCGTTACCCGAAAATGGAATTATTGCGTTTGGCCATCCCCAGAAGGGTGTATACCAATAACCATATGGATGTAATTGCTGCTGCTGCTAAAAATGTTTATGACAGACGGCATACAATTACCAAAGGCTACAAAATAAAGAATGAAGCCCCAATTATGCGACACTTTACAGTTGAGCTGGAGAAAGCATAA
- a CDS encoding PAS domain S-box protein produces the protein MREKLNEILKQYSKERNSPLYKTIEEFAQTVPGNGDSITQIDYKGVFSESKTIGLLIDPATGNILDANDGALNYYGYSAREMLSMKISEINILTEDEIAAEIHKAKTQKRNYFLFRHRLKNGEIRNVEVYSHPVNTKTGIILHSVIFDIEEKVKARYEANRFHTAVEQSPTSVVITDLDGTIEYVNPKFTELTGYTVEEAIGENPRILKSEKTSPEVYKEMWETISNGKVWVGEFINKHKNGTHFWERATLAPLYQDSLHVGYIAVKENITDRKIEEFKVAELNHELEVNLEELNSAYEELNVINEKLNESNEILKTEREQFLSLLNSITEPIYVADKYTYEILFANQAVNEVVGHNISGEKCFRALQNNDEPCSFCKHDEIFTKNKSCYWEHFNESLKKDFYIIDRPIRWVDGREAHFQLAIDVSKLKEVEKELRQAKQDLTNRSKELEELNATKDKFFSIISHDLKNPFNAIMGFSNFLYTKIDKYDKETIKQYAGNIYKSSRNSYKLLQNLLEWAGSQMNHTKFDPVPFKLYQLVDECITGLYSQISEKNIHADVQVPAELDAYGDKNMINTILRNLISNAIKFSHKGGKIVIDAMQKNKCIVISVKDFGVGMPNETQKKLFKISEKVTTPGTNQEKGTGLGLLLSKEFATKHGGKIKVQSQEGEGSEFFVYLPLP, from the coding sequence ATGAGAGAAAAGTTAAATGAAATACTGAAACAATATAGCAAGGAGCGTAATAGTCCGCTCTATAAAACTATTGAGGAGTTTGCCCAAACAGTACCAGGTAATGGTGATTCAATAACACAAATTGATTACAAGGGTGTTTTTAGCGAAAGTAAAACAATAGGTTTACTTATTGATCCTGCAACAGGGAATATTCTTGATGCCAATGACGGAGCTCTGAATTATTACGGTTATAGTGCGCGGGAAATGCTGAGCATGAAAATATCAGAAATTAATATTTTAACAGAAGATGAAATAGCAGCTGAAATCCACAAAGCTAAAACTCAGAAAAGAAATTACTTTTTATTCAGGCACAGGTTAAAAAATGGGGAAATAAGGAATGTGGAAGTATACAGCCATCCTGTTAATACAAAAACAGGAATAATTTTACATTCCGTAATATTTGATATAGAAGAAAAGGTAAAGGCAAGATATGAAGCAAACCGGTTTCATACAGCTGTAGAACAAAGTCCTACTTCTGTAGTAATTACTGATTTGGATGGCACAATTGAATATGTAAATCCGAAATTTACTGAATTAACGGGTTACACAGTTGAAGAGGCAATAGGAGAAAATCCCAGGATATTAAAATCAGAAAAAACATCACCGGAAGTCTACAAAGAAATGTGGGAGACCATTTCTAATGGAAAAGTTTGGGTAGGTGAGTTTATTAATAAGCATAAAAACGGCACGCATTTTTGGGAAAGGGCCACCCTCGCACCCTTGTACCAGGACAGCCTGCATGTAGGTTATATTGCCGTTAAAGAGAATATAACCGACCGAAAGATTGAGGAGTTTAAAGTAGCAGAATTGAATCATGAGCTGGAAGTTAATTTGGAAGAACTAAATTCTGCTTATGAAGAATTAAACGTAATAAACGAAAAACTTAATGAGAGTAATGAGATACTGAAGACAGAGCGGGAACAGTTTCTCTCACTCTTGAACAGCATTACAGAACCTATCTATGTGGCAGATAAGTATACCTATGAAATATTATTTGCCAATCAGGCTGTTAATGAGGTTGTAGGACACAATATTTCGGGTGAAAAATGCTTCAGGGCCTTGCAAAACAACGATGAACCCTGTTCTTTTTGCAAACATGATGAAATTTTCACAAAAAATAAGTCATGTTATTGGGAGCACTTTAACGAATCGCTAAAAAAAGACTTTTATATAATTGATCGCCCAATAAGATGGGTTGATGGCAGGGAGGCCCATTTTCAATTGGCGATAGATGTTAGTAAATTAAAGGAAGTCGAAAAAGAATTGAGGCAGGCAAAGCAGGATCTTACCAATCGAAGCAAAGAACTCGAAGAATTAAATGCCACAAAAGATAAGTTCTTTTCAATAATATCGCATGATTTGAAAAATCCTTTCAATGCGATTATGGGTTTCTCTAATTTTTTATACACCAAAATTGATAAATACGATAAAGAAACGATAAAGCAATATGCTGGTAATATTTATAAATCAAGTAGAAACTCATATAAATTGCTTCAGAATTTGCTAGAATGGGCCGGATCGCAGATGAATCACACAAAATTCGATCCTGTTCCCTTTAAATTATACCAATTGGTTGATGAATGTATAACCGGACTCTATAGCCAGATATCAGAAAAAAATATTCATGCTGATGTACAGGTCCCGGCTGAACTTGACGCCTATGGGGATAAAAATATGATTAATACCATTTTGAGAAATTTAATATCAAATGCAATTAAATTTAGCCATAAAGGAGGTAAAATAGTGATAGACGCTATGCAAAAAAATAAATGCATAGTTATATCAGTTAAAGATTTTGGAGTAGGAATGCCAAATGAGACCCAGAAGAAGCTTTTTAAAATTTCTGAAAAGGTAACAACACCTGGTACAAACCAGGAAAAAGGAACCGGGTTAGGTTTGCTTCTGAGTAAAGAATTTGCCACTAAGCACGGTGGCAAAATTAAAGTGCAAAGTCAAGAGGGTGAGGGGTCTGAGTTTTTTGTATATCTTCCCTTGCCCTGA
- a CDS encoding YqgE/AlgH family protein: protein MYSKTNIFSFKEDPSKIKAGSVLVSEPFSRDPHFSKSVVLITEHNDKGTVGFILNKPVKMALSDIMKNFPNTDTNISIGGPVETNSVHFIHTLGQQIEGTKEVNDGLFWGGNFKKLQQLVSLGLVDQRHVKFFIGYAGWKPKQLETEIDNNYWKITNLQNTEILDNDPRMWYNTVSRFGEAFKPWLNVPENPAWN, encoded by the coding sequence ATGTACTCTAAGACCAACATATTTAGCTTTAAAGAAGATCCCAGTAAAATAAAAGCGGGTTCGGTTTTGGTTTCAGAACCATTTTCCAGAGATCCGCATTTTAGCAAATCTGTCGTGCTCATTACCGAGCATAACGATAAGGGTACAGTCGGCTTCATTCTAAACAAACCGGTAAAAATGGCTTTGAGTGATATAATGAAAAACTTCCCGAATACTGACACAAATATATCTATTGGCGGACCAGTGGAAACAAACTCGGTACATTTTATTCACACCCTGGGGCAACAAATTGAAGGGACAAAGGAGGTAAACGACGGTTTATTTTGGGGTGGCAACTTCAAAAAACTCCAACAACTGGTTTCTTTGGGCCTCGTTGATCAGCGACATGTAAAATTCTTCATAGGGTATGCAGGATGGAAACCAAAACAACTCGAAACAGAAATCGACAATAATTACTGGAAAATTACAAACCTGCAAAACACCGAAATTCTCGATAACGACCCAAGGATGTGGTACAATACCGTGTCCCGCTTTGGGGAGGCCTTTAAACCATGGCTAAACGTCCCGGAAAATCCGGCATGGAACTAA
- a CDS encoding adenylosuccinate synthase, giving the protein MKIDVLLGLQWGDEGKGKGVDLLTPRYDVITRFQGGPNAGHSLEFHGKKHILHLIPSGIFHDSINLIGNGVVIDPVKFEEEIDNLKKLGIEPESKLLISRKAHLILPTHRILDAAIEAAKGKEKIGSTLRGIGPTYRDKIGRDGLRVGDIETADFKQKYERLKAKHELLLGQYDFEYDLKEDEKAWFEAIETMKNFELVNSEYRINQYIEQDKKILAEGAQGTLLDVDFGSYPFVTSSNTTIGGACTGMGIAPQTIGNVIGIVKAYCTRVGSGPFPSELHDNDGQQLRDKGAEYGSTTGRPRRCGWLDLVALKYVVMLNGVTEIILTKADVLDEFETIQICTAYKINGKETTELPFDINTPIEPVYTELKGWNTQIKEMRKPEELPGAFNDYLKFIEDYINVPVSIVSVGPDRDATIYMK; this is encoded by the coding sequence ATGAAAATCGATGTGCTTTTAGGCCTGCAATGGGGCGACGAGGGAAAAGGTAAAGGTGTGGATTTACTCACACCCAGATACGATGTAATAACACGTTTTCAGGGAGGTCCAAATGCAGGTCACTCTTTAGAATTCCATGGAAAGAAGCACATTTTACACCTGATACCGTCCGGCATTTTTCATGACAGCATAAACCTGATTGGCAACGGTGTAGTAATAGATCCGGTGAAATTCGAGGAAGAAATTGACAACCTGAAAAAACTTGGCATTGAGCCGGAAAGCAAGCTGCTTATATCGCGCAAAGCACATTTGATCTTACCAACGCACCGCATACTGGATGCCGCCATTGAGGCTGCAAAAGGGAAAGAAAAAATCGGATCGACTTTACGCGGCATCGGGCCAACGTATCGCGATAAAATTGGTCGTGACGGGCTGCGCGTTGGTGACATAGAAACAGCCGACTTTAAGCAAAAATATGAAAGGCTTAAAGCCAAGCATGAGCTTTTGCTGGGGCAGTATGATTTTGAGTATGACCTTAAGGAAGATGAAAAAGCATGGTTTGAAGCCATTGAAACCATGAAAAATTTTGAGTTGGTAAATTCCGAATATCGTATCAACCAATATATTGAACAGGACAAAAAAATACTGGCAGAAGGTGCTCAGGGCACACTGCTTGATGTGGACTTTGGCTCCTACCCTTTCGTTACTTCCTCCAACACAACCATAGGTGGAGCATGCACAGGTATGGGTATTGCACCACAAACAATTGGAAATGTAATTGGTATTGTTAAAGCTTACTGCACACGAGTGGGATCGGGCCCATTCCCTTCAGAGCTACATGATAATGACGGGCAGCAACTTAGAGACAAAGGTGCCGAATACGGTTCAACAACTGGTCGCCCGCGCCGATGTGGCTGGCTCGATTTGGTAGCGCTAAAGTATGTGGTTATGCTAAATGGCGTAACTGAAATTATTCTAACCAAAGCAGACGTGCTGGATGAATTTGAGACAATTCAAATTTGTACAGCCTACAAGATAAATGGTAAAGAGACGACCGAACTGCCTTTTGACATCAACACCCCGATAGAACCCGTTTACACGGAATTAAAAGGCTGGAATACACAAATTAAAGAAATGCGCAAACCTGAAGAATTGCCAGGGGCATTTAATGATTATTTAAAATTTATTGAAGATTACATTAATGTACCTGTAAGTATTGTCTCTGTTGGACCAGACCGCGATGCAACGATATACATGAAATAA
- a CDS encoding D-glycero-alpha-D-manno-heptose-1,7-bisphosphate 7-phosphatase, which produces MKTRAVFFDRDGVINNNANHYYVFRPADLELNPDIGECIHKINEAGYKVIVISNQGGISKGIYDSIDVETVHAEIQRQLQHYNAKIDDFFYCPHHDKIEQCLCRKPNTLLIEKAAAVHNIDLASSFLIGDSHRDIETGERAGIKSFKLEANTSALKVVSQIPDVN; this is translated from the coding sequence ATGAAAACAAGAGCTGTTTTTTTCGATCGAGATGGTGTGATCAATAATAATGCAAACCATTACTATGTATTCAGGCCTGCTGATTTGGAGTTGAATCCTGATATAGGGGAATGTATCCACAAAATTAATGAGGCCGGCTATAAAGTTATTGTTATAAGCAACCAGGGTGGCATATCAAAGGGGATTTATGATTCGATTGATGTGGAGACTGTACACGCTGAAATACAGCGGCAGTTACAGCATTATAATGCTAAAATTGACGATTTTTTTTATTGTCCGCATCACGATAAGATTGAACAATGCCTGTGTCGAAAACCAAATACACTTTTAATTGAAAAAGCTGCTGCTGTGCATAATATAGATCTTGCCAGTTCATTCCTAATTGGTGATAGTCACCGAGATATTGAAACAGGTGAGCGTGCAGGTATTAAAAGTTTTAAATTGGAAGCTAATACTTCAGCGTTAAAGGTTGTAAGTCAGATTCCTGATGTAAATTAG
- a CDS encoding DUF3078 domain-containing protein has translation MRLLTTIILTMAVIISYGQQDTAKTIEQKKDTVWTFEGQSSLNFTQGFLENWSQGGENFLSTLLLNDYTISYDKKRASWENSFNYKLGGTQQGDQDMRKTEDIFEFNSKFGYDISNRNIFFSNIINFKTQFLKGFDYGSGNDSVAISRFLNPGHLVIATGFEYKYDKILSAMVSPLSGKATFMTDTVKYNPETFGIDSDKNFRAEMGAYIRIKFKKELIKNVSINTSLELFNNYFDHPENIDIDWQSTITFKANDFIKTVLFTHFVYDQNVSQYWQVKETLGIGIAYSIK, from the coding sequence ATGAGGCTACTTACAACTATTATACTCACAATGGCAGTAATTATTTCATATGGACAGCAAGATACAGCAAAAACAATTGAGCAAAAAAAAGACACTGTGTGGACATTCGAAGGTCAATCGAGCCTGAACTTTACGCAAGGATTTCTGGAAAACTGGTCGCAAGGTGGTGAAAATTTTTTAAGCACATTACTTTTAAACGATTACACCATATCTTACGATAAAAAACGTGCATCATGGGAAAACAGTTTTAATTACAAACTAGGTGGCACTCAGCAAGGAGATCAGGACATGAGGAAAACAGAAGATATATTTGAATTCAATAGTAAATTTGGTTATGATATATCGAATCGCAACATCTTTTTCTCAAACATCATTAACTTCAAAACACAATTTCTTAAGGGTTTCGACTATGGTAGCGGGAACGATAGTGTAGCAATAAGTCGATTCCTTAACCCCGGTCACCTGGTTATTGCAACAGGTTTTGAATACAAATACGATAAAATATTAAGTGCCATGGTATCGCCGCTATCAGGGAAAGCAACTTTTATGACAGATACTGTAAAATACAATCCCGAAACTTTTGGTATAGACAGCGATAAAAATTTCAGAGCAGAGATGGGGGCATACATTCGAATAAAATTCAAGAAAGAGCTGATTAAGAATGTCAGTATTAACACATCACTTGAACTATTTAACAATTATTTTGACCATCCTGAAAATATTGATATTGACTGGCAATCAACAATAACTTTTAAGGCCAATGATTTTATCAAAACTGTCTTGTTCACACATTTTGTATATGACCAAAATGTTTCACAATACTGGCAGGTAAAAGAGACCCTTGGTATTGGTATAGCGTACAGCATTAAATAA
- a CDS encoding UbiA-like polyprenyltransferase, with amino-acid sequence MQKFLSLVKFAHTVFALPFALVGYFMAAVYFDGGFNWLELLKVLLAMVFARNAAMGFNRYIDRNIDAQNVRTASREIPSGAVSVQAAGWFVIINVLAFIITTWFINLLCFYLSFVAMAVVLGYSLTKRFTWLCHFILGLGLSLAPIGAFLAVTGIFHIVPVMLSLAVLLWVTGFDIIYALQDDGFDKAQGLFSIPSYFGRKNALWISRAIHLFSGLIIILIGTWLNLSYIYFIGAGIFALLLLYQHLIVKESDLSKVNLAFFTTNGIASILYAAITIFSFFII; translated from the coding sequence ATGCAAAAGTTTCTTTCACTTGTGAAGTTTGCCCATACTGTTTTTGCGCTGCCATTTGCATTGGTCGGATATTTTATGGCTGCCGTATATTTTGATGGGGGCTTTAATTGGCTCGAACTGTTAAAAGTATTGCTTGCAATGGTATTTGCCCGTAATGCTGCTATGGGTTTCAATCGGTATATAGATCGCAATATTGATGCGCAAAACGTCCGCACAGCTTCCAGAGAAATACCTTCAGGGGCAGTTTCGGTTCAGGCTGCAGGTTGGTTTGTGATTATTAATGTATTGGCGTTTATTATTACCACATGGTTTATAAATTTACTTTGTTTCTATCTATCATTTGTCGCCATGGCTGTGGTGTTGGGATATAGTCTTACCAAAAGATTCACCTGGCTTTGTCATTTTATCCTCGGGTTAGGCCTGTCGTTGGCACCCATTGGTGCCTTTTTAGCGGTTACAGGCATTTTTCACATTGTGCCGGTTATGCTGTCACTGGCTGTGCTATTGTGGGTAACCGGCTTCGATATTATTTATGCCCTGCAGGATGATGGTTTTGATAAAGCGCAGGGCTTGTTCTCAATACCGTCATATTTTGGTAGAAAAAACGCCCTGTGGATTTCCAGGGCGATACATCTATTTTCTGGTTTAATTATTATATTAATTGGGACCTGGCTTAATCTTTCCTATATCTATTTTATTGGTGCCGGTATTTTTGCTTTGTTGCTGCTATACCAACATTTAATAGTCAAGGAGTCAGATTTATCCAAAGTTAATTTAGCTTTTTTTACCACCAATGGCATTGCAAGCATCCTTTACGCTGCCATTACAATATTCTCATTTTTTATTATTTAA
- a CDS encoding exosortase/archaeosortase family protein, whose protein sequence is MNRTKTIKKYLTSGFNWRIAFAFLAGAITSALLMDFPFFSNPIKDTAITTDFSNLLATLTAWVIKINGYEVTLNAPSILFTKSNGIYFAFGCLGYRQIIWFSVFLLISPGKPIHKTWFIPIGIIIIEFSNVLRAAIIGISNYHNPQSFEIIHAQGTIWFVYGTVLLLWLFWLEFFKK, encoded by the coding sequence TTGAATAGAACAAAAACAATAAAAAAGTACCTGACATCAGGTTTTAACTGGCGCATAGCATTTGCTTTTTTGGCCGGGGCCATTACTTCTGCCTTATTAATGGATTTCCCTTTCTTTTCAAATCCCATAAAGGACACAGCTATAACCACAGATTTCAGCAACCTACTTGCAACTCTCACAGCCTGGGTAATAAAGATTAATGGTTATGAAGTTACATTGAATGCACCAAGCATTTTATTTACAAAGTCAAACGGAATATACTTTGCATTTGGCTGCCTGGGCTATCGGCAAATCATTTGGTTTTCTGTATTTCTATTAATCAGCCCCGGCAAACCCATCCACAAAACCTGGTTTATACCCATAGGAATTATCATCATTGAATTCAGCAACGTATTGCGGGCTGCAATTATTGGCATTAGTAATTATCACAACCCACAATCCTTTGAAATTATTCATGCCCAGGGTACTATCTGGTTCGTATACGGTACAGTGCTTCTGCTTTGGCTGTTTTGGTTAGAATTCTTCAAAAAATGA